The DNA window TCTGTGCTGTTCTTAATCCCGAGCTCCACCATCTCGGATAAGGCATTGTCGATTATCGCTCTAAACTTCGCGTTGTCGTTGTTGTGTGTTCGGTCCTGCATTGTCTCAACTCCCAATGGGCCATCCATCGGTGCCAAACCGGACCTTGCGCCTCGGCTTATGCCCTTTGTCGGTGATGGTCTTTTCGTGGTGACAGTCAGCGCAAAGCGCCTGAAGGTTTGGCAGTTCATCCGTGCCGCCTTTGGCTTTCGGCAGAATATGATCGACATGGTTGGCAACGGTGGGTCTCGGCAGGCAAGTTTGGCAAAGGTGCTTGTCTCGCTCCAAAACTAGCTTGCGCAGCTTATCCCATGCCGTGCCGTAGCCTTGCTGGTGTCGGTTGCCCTGTCCGGGCTTGTGCCATGCTATCTTACTCATAATTGCCCCACTTCACTTTTCAGTTCCCTTGAACCACCACCACCACCTCCACCCCCTATAAAGGGGTGGTGGTGGGGAGGTGTTCTGATTGGTTGGCGCACCCCACTTCCCCACATCACCCCACCCCACTTTTGAAGGTGGGGAGCATGGACGGTTCAACCGCCTCTCCCACGATTAGAAAGGGCTTATCCCGGCCCTTTCCGGGCATTGGGCGCGTCTCGATTTTGAAAGCTTTATTGGCAGTCCATTGGCTAAGCAGCGACTTCACGCGGGCCTTGTCCGCCTTGTCGCCTAAGTCCGCACCAATGATCTCGGCAACAGCATTTCCCGCCCAATCCATTGCCTGCACATTCGCGCCATATTCACCCGCTGCGATAAGTTGCTGCACATCAAACAGGTGACGCAAGCTTATCCCGTCAAAGGGATCTGGAGGGGTCCATCGTTCAACCGCTCCTACGCTATCGGTGCGGCCAT is part of the Pontixanthobacter gangjinensis genome and encodes:
- a CDS encoding HNH endonuclease produces the protein MSKIAWHKPGQGNRHQQGYGTAWDKLRKLVLERDKHLCQTCLPRPTVANHVDHILPKAKGGTDELPNLQALCADCHHEKTITDKGHKPRRKVRFGTDGWPIGS